A single window of Microbispora hainanensis DNA harbors:
- a CDS encoding S26 family signal peptidase, which produces MTPVLLVLLASALGGAAAMAARRSLRVVEVHGESMEPSLRSGDRVLVRTLRTGRRVRRGDIVVISRVGPGEGVTLDGGTNLVIKRAAAVAGDPVPPGFEALGETRVPPGRLLVLGDDPSRSTDSRQWGLLPESRITGVVIRRLNA; this is translated from the coding sequence ATGACACCCGTCCTGCTCGTCCTGCTCGCGTCGGCGCTCGGCGGCGCCGCCGCGATGGCGGCCAGACGGTCGCTGCGCGTCGTCGAGGTGCACGGGGAGAGCATGGAGCCAAGCCTGCGGTCCGGCGACCGGGTCCTCGTACGCACGCTGCGCACGGGGCGGCGCGTCCGGCGCGGTGACATCGTGGTCATCTCCCGCGTGGGCCCGGGGGAGGGGGTCACGCTCGACGGCGGCACCAACCTGGTGATCAAGCGGGCCGCGGCCGTGGCCGGGGATCCGGTCCCACCGGGATTCGAGGCGCTGGGGGAGACGCGGGTGCCGCCGGGGCGGCTGCTCGTGCTCGGGGACGATCCGTCGCGCAGCACCGACTCCCGGCAGTGGGGGCTCCTTCCGGAAAGCCGGATCACCGGTGTCGTGATCCGGCGGTTGAACGCGTGA
- a CDS encoding AfsR/SARP family transcriptional regulator, whose protein sequence is MHRSSDPEGGSNLRFGLLGPVEVRRNGRPVPLGSPKQRALLTALLLEPNRVVSIDRLVMAVWDEEPPRSAVANVRTYVNRLRGTLGDGDRLTARPPGYVLTVHPGELDVSEFADALRQGRQALSAGRPETALRHLSAALTRWRGAPAEDVPRSAALGPRLDALAEQRCLALEAQAEARLMLGEHADAVPELRETVAAHPTRERLWGSLMLALYRTGDSAAALAAYGQARAFLAEELGVEPGPELAELHRRILRRDPALDPSRPAPVSEAGPTPVAGPGSLVSLVGRDAELNELVAAITAAPSRPVRPVAVHGPAGVGKSALALHAVRMAAPAFPGGVFHVDLRTLPRPGAYETPARLLGLLGLADDEIAADLDDAVLQLGSATAGRRVLVLLDNVTDEGQVRPLVGVCPGCRFVITSRMVLGALDDVDHLPLAPLPDDAAYELLVRLCGRDRVDPEQVRRVARLCDNLPLALRIAGKRLAVRREWTLAAFADMLACEEHRLDLLTCGDLSVRSALDLDYQALRQCGGTANGSALALFHRLGERGMADCGSATAAGLLGRDRRTAWAALGRLADLRLMKPIAPDHYRMNDLTRLYAMEIARTAGKPANGNSAV, encoded by the coding sequence GTGCACCGATCATCCGATCCGGAGGGCGGATCGAACCTTCGGTTCGGCTTGCTGGGCCCGGTCGAGGTCAGGAGGAACGGCAGGCCGGTCCCGCTCGGCTCGCCCAAACAGCGCGCCCTGCTGACCGCGCTGCTGCTCGAACCCAATCGGGTCGTGTCGATCGACCGGCTGGTCATGGCGGTGTGGGACGAGGAGCCGCCCCGCTCGGCCGTCGCCAACGTCCGCACCTACGTCAACCGGCTGCGGGGGACGCTCGGCGACGGCGACCGGCTGACGGCCCGGCCGCCCGGCTACGTCCTCACCGTGCACCCCGGCGAGCTCGACGTCAGCGAGTTCGCCGACGCCCTGCGGCAGGGCAGGCAGGCGCTGTCGGCCGGGCGGCCGGAGACGGCGTTGCGGCACCTGTCGGCGGCCCTCACCCGGTGGCGCGGCGCGCCGGCCGAGGACGTGCCCAGGTCGGCGGCGCTCGGCCCGCGCCTGGACGCGCTCGCCGAGCAGCGCTGCCTGGCCCTGGAGGCGCAGGCGGAGGCCCGCCTCATGCTGGGCGAGCACGCCGACGCCGTGCCGGAGCTTCGGGAGACGGTGGCCGCTCATCCCACCAGGGAGCGGCTGTGGGGCAGCCTCATGCTCGCGCTGTATCGCACCGGCGACTCCGCCGCCGCGCTCGCCGCGTACGGCCAGGCCCGCGCGTTCCTGGCGGAGGAGCTGGGCGTCGAGCCCGGTCCCGAGCTGGCCGAGCTGCACCGGCGAATCCTCCGGCGGGACCCCGCCCTCGATCCGTCCCGTCCGGCCCCCGTGTCGGAGGCAGGGCCGACACCGGTCGCGGGCCCCGGAAGTCTCGTGAGTCTCGTGGGCCGCGATGCGGAGCTGAACGAGCTCGTGGCCGCGATCACCGCCGCACCCTCGCGGCCCGTCCGGCCGGTCGCCGTGCACGGCCCTGCGGGGGTGGGCAAGTCGGCCCTCGCTCTGCACGCCGTACGGATGGCGGCGCCGGCCTTCCCCGGCGGCGTGTTCCACGTCGACCTGCGGACCCTTCCCCGGCCCGGCGCGTACGAGACGCCGGCCCGGCTGCTGGGACTGCTGGGGCTGGCGGACGACGAGATCGCCGCCGACCTCGACGACGCGGTGCTCCAGCTCGGGAGCGCCACGGCCGGCAGGCGGGTGCTCGTCCTTCTCGACAACGTGACCGACGAGGGCCAGGTGCGCCCGCTGGTCGGCGTCTGTCCCGGCTGCCGGTTCGTCATCACCAGCAGGATGGTCCTCGGGGCGCTCGACGACGTCGACCATCTGCCGCTCGCTCCCCTGCCGGACGACGCGGCGTACGAGCTGCTGGTGCGGCTCTGCGGCCGGGACCGGGTCGATCCCGAGCAGGTGAGGAGGGTGGCCCGGCTCTGCGACAACCTGCCGCTCGCACTGCGGATCGCGGGCAAGCGGCTGGCGGTCCGGCGGGAGTGGACGCTGGCGGCGTTCGCCGACATGCTGGCCTGCGAGGAGCACCGGCTCGACCTGCTGACCTGCGGCGACCTTTCCGTACGCAGCGCCCTCGACCTCGACTACCAGGCCCTGCGGCAGTGCGGGGGGACGGCGAACGGCAGCGCGCTCGCCCTGTTCCACCGCCTCGGCGAGCGTGGCATGGCCGACTGCGGGTCGGCGACGGCGGCGGGGCTCCTCGGCCGTGACCGGCGTACGGCGTGGGCGGCACTCGGCAGGCTGGCCGATCTCCGCCTGATGAAGCCGATCGCCCCGGACCACTACCGGATGAACGACCTCACCCGCCTGTACGCCATGGAAATCGCCAGAACAGCAGGAAAACCCGCGAACGGGAATTCGGCCGTCTAG
- a CDS encoding TetR/AcrR family transcriptional regulator — protein MTGTGNGDLSDRVLQVATRLFAGLGYDGTDLRQIADAAGTDVAYIKRQFGDKREIYLEVMDFMNSAHNAVLEKGIKDIVGAPPDQKIVALHRLLDRYIDFCCNQPEYPALYTHRWLADATDIPELEPMYAAPAAQFVIDTISPMVTAPDVDVDYTINAVIWCVHSFVQSGVYDRSGQRYDHKHPGALWRFRTFLHQMVHRTLRLPGDPPPVPRPARR, from the coding sequence ATGACGGGTACGGGCAACGGGGACCTGTCCGACCGCGTTCTCCAGGTGGCGACCCGCCTGTTCGCCGGGCTGGGTTACGACGGCACGGACCTCAGGCAGATCGCCGACGCCGCGGGCACTGACGTCGCCTACATCAAACGGCAGTTCGGCGACAAGCGAGAGATCTATCTCGAGGTCATGGACTTCATGAACAGCGCTCACAACGCCGTCCTGGAGAAAGGGATCAAGGACATCGTCGGCGCCCCGCCCGACCAGAAGATCGTCGCCCTGCACCGGCTTCTCGACCGATATATCGACTTCTGCTGCAACCAGCCGGAATATCCGGCGCTCTACACCCACAGGTGGCTCGCCGACGCCACCGACATCCCCGAGCTGGAGCCGATGTACGCCGCTCCGGCGGCGCAGTTCGTGATCGACACCATCTCCCCGATGGTGACCGCCCCGGACGTGGACGTGGACTACACGATCAACGCGGTGATCTGGTGCGTGCACAGCTTCGTGCAGAGCGGCGTGTACGACAGGTCGGGCCAGAGATACGACCACAAGCACCCCGGCGCGCTGTGGCGCTTCCGCACCTTTCTGCACCAGATGGTCCACCGCACGCTCCGCCTGCCGGGGGACCCCCCACCGGTGCCGCGTCCCGCGCGCAGGTGA
- a CDS encoding ATP-binding protein: MEPEALSAVLDAVGKGVPADALESETLDFKLVADSPKATFALLADALVCFINAQGGTVVLGVDDKATVRADALRGVPTSYTLDGLRKGVFDRTSPPITPFVVERIVDGVRLVALSVPRGVMPHSNAAGLATRRLGKECLPFPPSQQREVMIARGQIDWSAEASGAGLEDLSAVEIARLRDLLVAAGRDHLAALSDRAMLEALRLITPDGGVTNAGVLLLADERVLRTVVPSYGYSYQFRPTLGSEATGRSRGTRPLLAALEVMSDAVATRREIHPLTISGGVQLQLTDYPQDAVRELIVNAFIHRSYETSGTVDIEHSPERLVITSPGGLVAGVTPENILTHPSTPRNRLLTEAISTLQLAERTGQGIDRAYREMLRVGKEPPSIEDSGTLVRATLSGGIGNDAFVRFVGELPAKAARDVNVLLTLSHLRRDSAIDALRLAAVIQRPPEEAQEVLMSMAEEHGLLEPSRRTARKLFPTYRLRAETVAAMSRAITYRRRGVDGMDQKIIDHVREYGFVTNRTLQRLFDIQVYAARDMLNDLRARRILEKIGDARGGTGVRYGPGPAFPR; encoded by the coding sequence ATGGAACCGGAGGCACTCAGTGCCGTCCTCGACGCCGTCGGCAAAGGCGTGCCGGCGGACGCCCTGGAGTCGGAAACCCTGGACTTCAAACTTGTCGCCGACTCTCCCAAGGCGACCTTCGCCCTGCTCGCCGATGCCCTGGTCTGCTTCATCAACGCCCAAGGCGGCACCGTCGTCTTGGGGGTGGACGACAAGGCGACGGTGAGAGCGGACGCCTTGCGCGGCGTGCCCACCTCCTACACCTTGGACGGCCTCCGCAAAGGGGTCTTCGACCGGACGTCTCCGCCGATCACACCATTCGTCGTGGAAAGGATCGTGGACGGCGTCCGGCTGGTCGCCCTGTCCGTTCCCCGCGGAGTCATGCCGCACAGCAACGCCGCGGGTCTCGCCACTCGTCGCCTCGGCAAGGAGTGCCTTCCGTTTCCCCCCTCGCAGCAGCGCGAGGTCATGATCGCGCGGGGTCAGATCGACTGGTCCGCCGAGGCGTCCGGTGCGGGGCTCGAGGACCTGAGCGCGGTGGAAATCGCCCGGCTTCGTGACCTGCTGGTGGCAGCGGGCCGCGATCACCTCGCAGCGCTGTCCGACCGAGCGATGCTCGAAGCGCTGCGACTCATCACTCCGGACGGCGGTGTCACCAACGCCGGGGTCCTCCTGCTCGCCGACGAGCGGGTGCTGCGCACCGTGGTCCCCAGCTACGGATACTCCTATCAATTCCGCCCCACCTTGGGCAGCGAGGCGACGGGCAGGAGCAGAGGGACCCGGCCCCTGCTGGCGGCGCTCGAAGTGATGTCGGACGCGGTCGCCACGCGCCGGGAGATCCACCCGCTCACGATTTCCGGCGGTGTGCAGCTCCAGCTCACCGACTATCCGCAGGACGCCGTACGAGAACTGATCGTCAACGCCTTCATCCATCGTTCCTACGAGACCAGTGGGACGGTGGACATAGAGCACTCCCCCGAACGGCTGGTCATCACGAGTCCTGGAGGGCTTGTCGCCGGGGTCACCCCGGAAAACATCCTCACGCACCCTTCGACGCCGCGTAACCGGCTTTTGACCGAAGCCATCTCCACTCTGCAGTTGGCTGAGCGCACGGGGCAGGGCATCGACCGGGCCTATCGGGAGATGCTTCGCGTGGGCAAGGAACCTCCGTCGATCGAAGACAGCGGCACCCTCGTGCGCGCGACGCTCTCCGGCGGCATCGGCAACGATGCCTTCGTCCGCTTCGTCGGCGAGTTGCCCGCGAAGGCGGCGCGCGATGTCAACGTCCTGCTCACGCTGTCGCATCTCCGCCGCGACAGCGCGATCGACGCGCTCCGGCTCGCCGCCGTGATCCAGCGTCCTCCCGAGGAGGCCCAGGAAGTGCTCATGTCGATGGCGGAGGAGCACGGTCTGCTGGAGCCGAGCAGACGCACCGCCAGAAAACTGTTTCCCACGTATCGCCTGCGGGCCGAGACGGTCGCCGCGATGTCCCGGGCAATCACCTACCGGCGCCGGGGTGTGGACGGGATGGACCAGAAGATCATCGATCACGTTCGCGAGTACGGCTTCGTGACGAACCGCACCCTGCAGCGCCTCTTCGACATTCAGGTGTACGCGGCGCGCGACATGCTCAACGACCTGCGTGCACGCCGGATTCTCGAGAAGATCGGAGACGCGCGCGGCGGGACTGGAGTCAGGTATGGGCCAGGGCCTGCCTTTCCGCGCTGA
- a CDS encoding LCP family protein produces MPGDHEEDSGVRVGGDGYGGVRLTAQRARRRRTSLRSLVISGSLSGVVLIGSGVAWFAPNYALNRIRSVDAGTSEAESTGAMNILLVGVDKRDNLTRRQQNQLHLGRDVGQRTDTMMVIHLSEDHRRVTVVSLPRDTWTTIPGKGEHKINSAYQFGGAKLAVKTVEQATGLSINHYIEVNVLGFIDVVESLGGVTVCTPVPIDDPKTRLHLQPGTYTLDGVNALAYARTRATARSDLDRIDRQQQVISALLGKALSGGTLANPVKLTGFLDSTFKTLTVDAALQKNLLGMVNQFKTVSTDDVSFATVPLADVNYHTPTGESAVLWDKTAARDLFQRIAADQPLVKPSAKASASPTGSPAASASAVASPSASPTALTIPPGRISVKVLNGTLITGLGATTKARLVDAGFMVPSPPGDTTRRDFATTVIRYPPGREDSARTVAAAIPGAELREQPDVAGIEVVVGQKNHDVKKVKVTAPEDAAASASPTPQATTSARTATQNICKK; encoded by the coding sequence ATGCCCGGCGACCATGAGGAGGACTCCGGCGTCCGCGTAGGGGGCGACGGGTACGGCGGGGTTAGGCTGACGGCGCAACGCGCCCGCCGGCGGAGGACGAGCCTCCGATCCCTGGTCATATCGGGCTCGCTGTCGGGAGTCGTGCTGATCGGCTCGGGCGTGGCGTGGTTCGCGCCGAACTACGCGCTCAACCGCATCCGCTCGGTGGACGCCGGGACGAGCGAGGCCGAATCCACGGGCGCGATGAACATCCTGCTGGTGGGCGTGGACAAGCGCGACAACCTGACCAGGCGCCAGCAGAACCAGCTCCACCTCGGCCGCGACGTCGGCCAGCGCACCGACACGATGATGGTGATCCACCTGTCGGAGGACCACCGCAGGGTGACCGTCGTCAGCCTGCCGAGGGACACCTGGACGACGATCCCCGGCAAGGGCGAGCACAAGATCAACTCTGCGTACCAGTTCGGCGGAGCCAAGCTGGCCGTGAAGACGGTGGAGCAGGCGACGGGCCTGAGCATCAACCACTACATCGAGGTCAACGTGCTCGGGTTCATCGATGTCGTGGAGTCGCTGGGCGGCGTCACCGTCTGCACGCCGGTGCCCATCGACGACCCGAAGACCAGACTGCACCTCCAGCCGGGGACGTACACGCTGGACGGCGTCAACGCGCTCGCGTACGCCCGCACGAGGGCCACGGCGCGCTCCGACCTCGACCGCATCGACCGGCAGCAGCAGGTCATCTCCGCGCTGCTCGGCAAGGCGCTCAGCGGCGGCACGCTCGCCAATCCCGTCAAGCTCACCGGGTTCCTCGACTCGACGTTCAAGACGCTCACCGTGGACGCGGCCCTGCAGAAGAACCTGCTCGGCATGGTGAACCAGTTCAAGACCGTCTCGACCGACGACGTGTCGTTCGCGACCGTGCCGCTGGCCGACGTGAACTACCACACGCCCACGGGCGAGTCCGCGGTGCTGTGGGACAAGACGGCGGCCCGCGACCTGTTCCAGCGGATCGCCGCCGACCAGCCCCTCGTCAAGCCCTCGGCGAAGGCCTCGGCGTCTCCTACAGGCAGCCCCGCCGCGTCCGCGAGCGCCGTGGCCTCTCCTTCTGCCTCTCCGACGGCGCTCACGATCCCGCCGGGCCGCATCTCGGTCAAGGTGCTCAACGGCACGCTCATCACCGGTCTCGGCGCGACCACGAAGGCCCGCCTCGTCGATGCCGGGTTCATGGTGCCGTCGCCTCCCGGCGACACGACCCGCCGCGACTTCGCCACCACGGTCATCCGCTATCCGCCCGGCCGCGAGGACTCGGCTCGTACGGTGGCCGCCGCCATCCCGGGCGCCGAGCTGCGCGAGCAGCCCGACGTGGCCGGCATCGAGGTGGTGGTCGGCCAGAAGAACCATGACGTGAAGAAGGTGAAGGTCACCGCGCCGGAAGACGCCGCCGCGTCCGCATCGCCCACGCCGCAGGCGACCACCTCCGCCCGCACCGCCACGCAGAACATCTGCAAGAAGTAA
- a CDS encoding glycosyltransferase family 2 protein, which produces MKPFPDSRQSSQNPARPWPPVSVIMPVLNEERHLRDAVRQVLEQDYEGPLEVVISVGPSHDRTQEVADAIAAEDRRVVVVPNPTGRTPNALNAAIAASRNPIVARVDGHAILPRDYLRTAVETLEQTGADNVGGIMAAEGITPFEQAVACAMTSKIGVGNARFHTGGEAGPADTVYLGVFRRSALDRVGGYDEHFLRAQDWEMNHRIRETGGLVWFQPRMRVTYRPRPNVRALAKQYFHYGRWRRVVSRTHQGTINLRYLAPPAAVAAMALGLVVSPFFLPGLIIPGGYLLAILAGSVLTGRGLPGAALVRLPLVYATMHVSWGTGFLTSPPKLSKPRPKPERASLEDLFED; this is translated from the coding sequence ATGAAGCCCTTTCCCGACTCGCGACAGTCGAGCCAGAATCCCGCGCGGCCCTGGCCGCCGGTGTCGGTGATCATGCCGGTGCTCAACGAGGAACGGCACCTGCGCGACGCCGTACGGCAGGTCCTCGAACAGGACTACGAGGGCCCCCTTGAGGTCGTCATCAGCGTGGGCCCCTCCCATGACCGCACACAGGAGGTCGCCGACGCCATCGCGGCCGAGGACCGCCGTGTCGTCGTCGTGCCGAACCCCACCGGCCGCACTCCCAACGCGCTGAACGCCGCCATCGCGGCGTCCCGCAACCCCATCGTCGCGCGGGTGGACGGACACGCGATCCTGCCCCGCGACTACCTTCGTACGGCAGTGGAGACGCTGGAGCAGACCGGCGCCGACAACGTCGGCGGCATCATGGCCGCCGAGGGGATCACGCCGTTCGAGCAGGCGGTGGCCTGCGCCATGACCTCGAAGATCGGCGTGGGCAACGCGCGGTTCCACACGGGCGGGGAGGCCGGTCCGGCCGACACCGTCTACCTCGGCGTCTTCCGCCGCAGCGCCCTCGACCGGGTGGGCGGCTACGACGAGCACTTCCTGCGCGCGCAGGACTGGGAGATGAACCACCGCATCCGGGAGACCGGCGGGCTCGTGTGGTTCCAGCCGAGGATGCGCGTCACCTACCGTCCCCGGCCCAACGTGCGCGCCCTGGCCAAGCAGTACTTCCACTACGGCCGTTGGCGGCGGGTCGTCTCCCGCACCCACCAGGGCACGATCAACCTGCGCTACCTCGCCCCGCCGGCCGCCGTGGCGGCGATGGCGCTGGGCCTGGTGGTCTCACCCTTCTTCCTGCCCGGCCTGATCATTCCCGGGGGTTATCTCCTCGCGATCCTGGCGGGCTCGGTGCTCACCGGCCGCGGGCTGCCCGGCGCCGCGCTCGTCCGCCTGCCGCTGGTGTACGCCACCATGCACGTCTCGTGGGGGACGGGCTTCCTGACCAGCCCCCCGAAGCTCAGCAAGCCCCGCCCCAAGCCGGAGCGGGCGAGCCTAGAGGACCTCTTCGAAGACTGA
- a CDS encoding CDP-glycerol glycerophosphotransferase family protein gives MGGNNRGRRAPHALVRLARRPALRGLAGGRRGAFTALTLASYPALLTAAVWPLPATFALLVPLSYAAEIALPGRAAAMLSRAHLGATVRFLSRETAVVVMLARLAPGRPWWFAAFAAGLFLFHGLRAVQTWLAEHVDRRHNQMPVVTRNIDLPALRIPPAPPRALLTCRGAKLLYLDALAVVPAAAGAAAGLGWTGAAGAAAALALEVVAVALLLVHARRARHLGDRRRVLAVVDKWVAAYRPEVVMYFSGPVTAAYQATMWLGTLERITPRTLVVLRERAQVTAIGSTTLPVVCVPSSVDLMNFRALDGVRVALFPANVGNNIHMLRVPGVRSVFIGHGDSDKEASFNPYTKVYDEVWVAGPAGRDRYLRAQVGVRDEAIEEVGRPQLAGVRRTSPYAEGAAPHRTILYAPTWEGWSDDLFHSSLVAMGPAIVRALLDEPVRVIYKPHPLTGHRSQAARTAHRKIIRLLSESTGMPHLVVTGREPSLYECFNEADVLISDISSVVSDFVASGKPYVVANVAGLPEDRFRERYPAAGAAYLLGPDLAELPDILRRLDVAGEDDMAAARRALRAYLLGADQRDPLARFEEAVRRAAARAEARALSLGLSALDPVVHE, from the coding sequence ATGGGGGGAAACAACAGGGGGCGCAGGGCCCCGCACGCACTGGTCAGGCTGGCCCGGCGACCGGCGCTGAGAGGCCTGGCCGGTGGGCGCAGGGGCGCGTTCACCGCGCTCACTCTCGCGTCCTACCCGGCCCTGCTCACGGCCGCCGTGTGGCCGCTGCCGGCGACGTTCGCACTGCTCGTGCCGCTGTCGTACGCCGCGGAGATCGCGCTGCCCGGCCGGGCGGCGGCGATGCTGAGCCGGGCCCATCTCGGGGCCACGGTCCGCTTCCTGTCGCGTGAGACCGCCGTCGTGGTGATGCTGGCGCGGCTGGCCCCGGGACGGCCGTGGTGGTTCGCGGCGTTCGCGGCCGGGCTGTTCCTGTTCCACGGCCTGCGTGCGGTGCAGACGTGGCTCGCCGAGCACGTCGACCGGCGGCACAACCAGATGCCGGTGGTGACCCGCAACATCGACCTGCCCGCGCTGCGGATCCCGCCCGCGCCGCCGCGCGCGCTGCTCACCTGCCGGGGCGCCAAGCTGCTCTACCTCGACGCGCTCGCGGTCGTGCCGGCCGCGGCCGGGGCGGCGGCGGGCCTGGGCTGGACGGGCGCGGCGGGCGCCGCCGCGGCCCTGGCGCTGGAGGTCGTCGCGGTGGCCCTGCTGCTCGTGCACGCGCGGCGGGCCAGGCACCTGGGCGACCGGCGCCGGGTGCTCGCGGTCGTGGACAAGTGGGTCGCCGCCTACCGGCCCGAGGTCGTCATGTACTTCTCCGGACCGGTCACGGCGGCCTACCAGGCCACGATGTGGCTCGGGACGCTGGAGCGCATCACCCCGAGGACGCTCGTGGTGCTGCGTGAGCGGGCCCAGGTCACGGCCATCGGATCGACGACGCTGCCGGTGGTGTGCGTCCCCTCCTCCGTCGACCTCATGAACTTCCGCGCGCTCGACGGCGTGCGGGTCGCGCTGTTCCCCGCCAACGTCGGCAACAACATCCACATGCTCCGGGTGCCGGGCGTGCGGAGCGTGTTCATCGGCCACGGCGACAGCGACAAGGAGGCGTCCTTCAACCCGTACACCAAGGTGTACGACGAGGTCTGGGTGGCCGGGCCGGCCGGGCGCGACCGCTACCTGCGCGCACAGGTGGGCGTGCGCGACGAGGCCATCGAGGAGGTCGGCCGCCCCCAGCTCGCCGGGGTGCGGCGCACCAGCCCGTACGCCGAGGGGGCGGCGCCGCACCGGACCATCCTGTACGCGCCCACGTGGGAGGGGTGGAGCGACGACCTGTTCCACAGCTCGCTCGTCGCCATGGGCCCCGCGATCGTGCGCGCTCTGCTCGACGAGCCGGTGCGGGTGATCTACAAGCCCCACCCGTTGACCGGTCACCGCTCGCAGGCCGCCCGCACGGCCCACCGGAAGATCATCAGGCTGCTGTCCGAGAGCACCGGCATGCCGCACCTCGTCGTGACCGGCCGCGAGCCGTCGCTGTACGAGTGCTTCAACGAGGCCGACGTGCTGATCTCGGACATCTCCAGCGTGGTGTCGGACTTCGTCGCCAGCGGCAAGCCGTACGTCGTGGCCAACGTGGCGGGCCTGCCGGAGGACCGGTTCCGCGAGCGCTACCCGGCGGCCGGGGCGGCCTACCTGCTCGGGCCCGACCTGGCGGAGCTCCCGGACATCCTGCGCCGCCTCGACGTGGCCGGAGAGGACGACATGGCCGCCGCCCGGCGGGCGCTGCGCGCCTACCTGCTCGGCGCCGACCAGCGCGACCCGCTGGCCCGCTTCGAGGAGGCCGTACGGCGTGCCGCCGCCCGGGCCGAGGCCCGCGCCCTCTCCCTCGGACTGAGCGCCCTCGATCCTGTCGTACACGAGTGA
- a CDS encoding bifunctional cytidylyltransferase/SDR family oxidoreductase, translating to MIAESRLRRVGVVLAGGVGQRVGLNTPKQLLKIAGKTILEHTLDVFDGHPEIDEVVVLMAPGFVAEAEEIVRRNGYTKVGRVLEGGASRTETTWRALCALGEQECDVLLHDAVRPLIEPRIISECVAALERYEAVEVAIPSSDTIVVAAPGPRGDIIRDIPDRSRLRRGQTPQCFRLSVIRAAYERALADPEFPSLPTTDDCGVVLRYLPDVPIYIVPGSEHNMKVTHPVDVFIADKLFQLAENTAPALDEDAYRAGLEGRTLVVFGGSYGIGADIVALAKGYGASVHSFSRSQNGVRVEDVAAVEDALARVYAETGRIDYVVNTAGVLHMGKLGESGQHTIEETIGINYLGPVNIARASVKYLMETRGHLLLYTSSSYTRGRADYSLYSSTKAAVVNLTQALADEWACQGVRVNCVNPERTATPMRLRAFGDEPAGTLLSPAAVARTSIDVLLSRLTGQVVDVRLNR from the coding sequence ATGATCGCCGAATCGCGTCTGCGCAGGGTGGGGGTGGTGCTGGCCGGCGGCGTCGGTCAGCGCGTGGGCCTCAACACCCCGAAACAGCTTCTGAAGATCGCCGGGAAGACGATCCTGGAGCACACCCTCGACGTGTTCGACGGCCACCCGGAGATCGACGAGGTCGTCGTCCTGATGGCTCCCGGCTTCGTCGCCGAGGCCGAGGAGATCGTCAGGAGGAACGGTTACACCAAGGTCGGCCGGGTGCTCGAAGGCGGTGCGAGCCGCACCGAGACGACCTGGCGGGCGCTGTGCGCGCTGGGCGAGCAGGAGTGCGACGTGCTGCTGCACGACGCCGTACGGCCGCTGATCGAGCCCCGCATCATCAGCGAGTGCGTGGCGGCCCTCGAACGCTACGAGGCGGTCGAGGTGGCGATCCCCTCTTCCGACACGATCGTGGTGGCCGCCCCAGGCCCGCGCGGCGACATCATCCGCGACATCCCCGACCGCTCCCGGCTGCGCCGGGGGCAGACCCCGCAGTGCTTCCGCCTGTCGGTGATCCGGGCGGCGTACGAGCGGGCCCTGGCCGACCCCGAGTTCCCCTCGCTGCCCACGACGGACGACTGCGGCGTCGTGCTGCGCTACCTGCCCGACGTGCCGATCTACATCGTGCCCGGCAGCGAGCACAACATGAAGGTCACCCATCCGGTCGACGTCTTCATCGCCGACAAGCTCTTCCAGCTCGCCGAGAACACCGCACCCGCGCTGGACGAGGACGCGTACCGGGCCGGGCTCGAAGGCCGCACGCTCGTGGTCTTCGGCGGCAGCTACGGCATCGGCGCGGACATCGTCGCGCTGGCCAAGGGCTACGGCGCGAGCGTCCACTCGTTCTCCCGCAGCCAGAACGGCGTGCGCGTCGAGGACGTCGCCGCCGTGGAGGACGCGCTCGCCCGCGTGTACGCCGAGACCGGCCGGATCGACTACGTCGTCAACACGGCGGGCGTGCTGCACATGGGCAAGCTCGGCGAGTCCGGGCAGCACACGATCGAGGAGACCATCGGGATCAACTACCTCGGACCGGTCAACATCGCCCGCGCCTCCGTGAAATACCTGATGGAGACCCGCGGTCACCTGCTGCTCTACACGTCCTCGTCCTACACCCGCGGCCGGGCCGACTACAGCCTCTACTCCTCGACGAAGGCCGCCGTCGTCAACCTCACCCAGGCGCTCGCCGACGAGTGGGCCTGCCAGGGTGTCCGCGTCAACTGCGTCAACCCCGAGCGCACCGCCACCCCCATGCGGCTGCGCGCGTTCGGCGACGAACCCGCCGGAACGCTTCTCTCCCCCGCCGCCGTCGCCCGCACCAGCATCGACGTGCTGCTGTCCCGCCTCACGGGACAGGTCGTGGACGTACGGCTCAACCGATGA